The segment CATTTGAAATTCCTGTAACAATAAATACAACTATAAAAATGAATACTATCCAACCGTATTTTTCATATCCTTCTCCTAAAAAACTTAAGGCTTTAGAGTAATCTAGCTCATTATCTTTTAAAAACGGAATGGTCGTTTTTGTAGATTTATGAGCTTCTCCAAAAACAGTTTTTCTTCCATTTGCTTGAACAATTTGTTGCTCTGCTGGTAACTGCTCTTTTATTGTAACTCCATCATTAAAATACAACATAGAGCCAACAATTAATCCTAAACCAACTTGACCTAAAACTTTGAATTTTCCTTTTAAACCTGCTTTGTCTTTTTTGAACACCTTTATATAATCATCTAAAAAACCAATTAAGCCCATCCAAACAGTGGTAATCAGCAAAATGATAACATAAATATTATCTAATCTTGCTAATAACAATACAGGTATTAAGGTTGCCATAATAATGATAATCCCACCCATTGTTGGTGTTCCAGATTTTTGCTTCTGGCCTTCTAATCCTAAATCTCTTACAGTTTCACCAACTTGTTGATTTCTTAAAAAGTTGATAATTCTCTTACCAAAAATTGTAGAAATTAACAAGGATAAAATAAAAGCTGCTGCTGCTCTAAATGTGATAAATTGAAATAAACTTGCCCCAGGTAAATTGAACTGACTTTCTAAATATTGAAAAAAATAATACAGCATTTTTAGTTCTTTTTTAATTGATTAAAGCATTCTTTTACCACTTCTAAATCATCAAAGTGAGTACGAATTCCGTTTATTTCTTGATAATCTTCATGTCCTTTCCCCGCAATTAATATGATATCTCCTGTTTTAGAGAATTTGCAAGCTGTTTTAATGGCTTGTTTTCTATCTAAAACTGACAATGTTTTTTTATAATTTTCAGAAGAAACTCCAACCTCCATTTCATCAATAATTGTTTGTGGATCTTCTTTTCTTGGATTGTCTGAAGTAAAAATTGCTTGATTACTTAATTGAGAAGCAATATGTGCCATTTTTGGTCTTTTCGTTTTATCTCTATCTCCACCACAACCAACAACTGTAATCACTTTTTCGTTTCCAGTTCTAATATCACTTATCGTTTCAAGCACATTTTTAAGTGCATCTGGTGTGTGTGCATAATCTACAATTGCAGTAATTCCGTCTTCTGAAATTACATATTCAAATCTTCCACTTACACTTTCTAACGCACTAACAATTGTTAAAACCTCTAATTTTTCTAATCCTAATAATTCTGCTGTACCAATAATTGCTAATAAATTATACGCATTAAACTCACCTATTAGCTTTGTCCAAACTTCAGTTCCATCTACATTTAAAAGTGTACCTGAAAGTTGTTTTTCTAAAATCTTTACTTTAAAATCTGCAAGTGTTTTTAAAGCATATGTTTTCTTTTTTGCTTTTGTATTTTGCAACATAAAGTTGCCATTTTTATCATCTATATTCACCAAAGCAAAAGCTGATTTTGGCAAAGAATCAAAAAATGATTTTTTTACATTCCTATATTCTGCAAACGTGTCATGATAATCTAAATGATCATGAGAAAGGTTTGTGAAAATTCCTCCAACAAAAGTTAGTCCTTCTGTTCTTTTTTGATGAATTCCATGAGAACTCACTTCCATAAAGCAAAAATCTACTCCTGCATCAATCATTTTATCTAAATACTGATTTATTGTAACCGAATCTGGCGTAGTATGTGTTGCCTTAAATTCAGTTTCATCAACCACTATTTTTACTGTAGAAAGTAAACCAACTTTATAACCTGCTTTTTTAAATAACTGATATAAAAGTGATGCTATTGTTGTTTTACCATTTGTTCCTGTAACACCAACTAATTGAATTTTAGAAGAAGGGTTTTCATAAAAATTAGAAGCCATAATTGCCAAAGCAACATTTGCATCAGCAACTTGGATATAGGTAATTCCTTCGTTTTTTTCTTCAGGAAAATCTTCACAAATAATTGCTGTAGCTCCTAAACTTATTGCTTTATCAATATACAGATGACCATCAACAGAAAATCCTTTTTGAGCGATAAAAACATCATTGTTTTCCACTTTCCTAGAATCGAAAACAAGATTTTGAACCTCAACATTGGTACCACCAAATACTTGATTTATTGAAACCTGATATAATATGTCTCTTAAATTTTTCAGCTTATGAAAGTTTTAAAATAATTGTTGCTCCTTTAACTAACTTTTCTCCTTTTTTTAGTGATTGAAATTCCACTTTACCAACACCAGACACTTTTACTTTTAAACCAATATTTTCTAATAATGACAAAGCATCCATACCAGACATTCCTTTTACATTAGGAACTTCATTGTAGGTTTTACTTAGTAAATTATCATACCTTAAATACTGGTTTTCAATAGAAGTAAATTCAGTTTTATCATCTACAGATTGGTTATCGATAGGTGTTGTTGTATATATTTTTTGGGCAATTTCTTTAAAAACTGGCGCAGCAACTACTGCACCATAATATCCTTTTTCTTTCTTTGGATCATGAATAACCACAATGCAAGAATATTTTGGTTTGTCCGCTGGAAAAAAACCAGCAAATGAAGCTACATAATGTTTGGTAGAATAATGACCATAAATTGTTTCTCCTTTTTCATTTTTATGTCTAGGAATGTATTTTTTTGCAGTTCCTGTTTTTCCTGCCATTGAAAAATTAGAAGAATAAATATTCTCTGCAGTCCCTTTAACAACAACATTTTCCATCACTTTTCTAATTTTAATCAAGGTCTCCTCTGAAGCTATTTTAGGGTTAACAACTTCCGTTTTAAAAACCTTTTCTATTTTTTCATGCCTTCTTAATTCTTTTATAAATCTTGGTTTTACCATTATACCATTATTAGCAACAGCATTGTAAAACATTAAAGTTTGCATTGGTGTAACAGAAACTCCATAACCCCAAGACATCCATGCTAAAGAAATTTTACTCCAGCTTTTATCTTTTGGATTTGGAACATATGGTATTCCTTCTCCTTTAATAGAAAAACCTATTGGTTTTGTAAAACCATATTTTTCTAATTTATCAATAAATTTTTGTGGCTTATCATCATAATACTTTCTTACCAACTTTACAATTCCAACATTAGAAGATACTTCAAATACTCTAGCTGCAGAAATCTTACCATAACCACCTCTTTTTGAATCTTCAATTTTTCTATTATGAATGTAAATTCTACCTTTTTCTGTATCTACAATTGTAGATGTATCTATTACTTTATCATCTAAAGCAGCCATTAAACTTGCTAACTTAAATGTAGAACCAGGCTCATGACTTTCCCAAACCGCATAATTTCTTTTCTCATAATAAGTTCCTTTAGAGGTTCTTCCTAAATTAGAAATTGCTTTAATCTCACCAGTTGCAGTTTCCATAACTACTGCACAACCATGATCTGCCTCAAAATACTCTAACTTTCTTAGCAATGCATGATGCGTAATATCTTGAATATTTACATCTATTGTAGTAATAATATCGTGTCCATCAATTGGCTCCTTTTCATTTACATCATTAATTGGCTTCCATTGATTTTTAGCAATTTTCTGCTTCCAACGCAAACCATTTTCGCCTTGCATATAATCTGCAAATGCTCCTTCAATTCCTGCTTCTCCTCTAAAATCATCATAGCCAATTGTACGTTCTGCAATCTTACCAATAGGATGAGCTCTTACTGTTTTATGTTCTGCTATAAAACCTCCTCTATAAACTCCTTTTTTGAAAATTGGAAATTGCTTCATTTCTAGATACTGTGTATACCCAATATTTCTAGCAATTAACAAATACCTGTTTCTTCTCTTTTTTGCAGTTCTTAATTTACCTTGATAATAACCCGAGGTATTACCCAACATTTTAGAAAGCTCTTTAGATAATGCAACAATATTTTTTTCAAAAACCATATCATTCACAGCAACAACATCCATCCTAATAGTAAACCGAGACATTGATGTTGCTAATAAATTTCCATCTGCAGCATATACATTTCCTTTATTAGCATAAATAGTATCTTGCTTTATAGTAAGTTCTGTAGATAATTTCCTATACTTTTCTCCTTGAGCGTATTGTATATTTACAACTCTAAAAATTACAGCTAACAAAAAGACAGTCATTAAAGCAGCTACCAAGTAGAATTTTGTAAGGATGCTTTTTTTATGAGTTGCCAATTTATTTTAGTCTTTATTATAGGTTACTTTAATTTTTTTTGGAGGGGACTCAGAAGGTTTCAACCCTCTTTTCTTAGCTTTTTCTCTAATATTAGATTCCATTTTCATTCTCATTAATATGGTTCCTATATCTACATACTCAGCTCTTAATTCTCTTTTCTTTTTATTTAACTCTGATATTTTAATTACTTTCTTATCAGCACGATGCGCACTTGAAATCATAAACAAAAGAAGTGCAACTACAAAAATTATAATCTTCCAGTTTTTAAATGCCGATTCATCCGTAAGAAAACTCCCTCTCAGAAAATCGTAAACATTTTTTTTAACCTTAGACATGCTATTTTTTTAAGGTTGCTATTCTCAATTTAGCACTACGAGACCTATTGTTTAGCTTAATTTCCTGTGGGGTAGGCACTATTAATTTTCCAACTTTTTGTAACGGTTCTCTTGTGTTTCCAAAAACATCTTTCACGGGCTCGCCACTAAATAATCCTGTCCTTATATATCTTTTAACCAATCTATCTTCTAAAGAGTGGTATGAGATTACACTCAATCTACCTTCCTCTTTTAATAGATTAGGAATTTGCTCTAAAAACTCTCTTAAAACATCTAACTCTTCGTTCACTTCAATTCTAACTGCTTGAAATATCTGAGCTAATATTTTATGTTCTTTTGCGTTTGGCAAGTACTTTTTTAGCACTTCCTTTAACTGAAAACTTGTTTCAATTTTATTATTTGCTCTTTCCTCTACAATTGTCTTTGCAATGTTTCTAGAGTTTCTTAACTCTCCATACAAAAATAATATTTCTGCTAATTTCTCTTCAGAATAACTATTAATAATTTGCTTTGCAGATACTTTAGATTTTTGATTCATCCTCATATCTAAGTCACCATCAAAACGAATAGAAAAACCTCTTTCTGCTTCATCAAATTGATGAGAAGAAACACCTAAATCAGCTAAAACTCCATCCACTTTTTTAACTCCATGAAATCTTAAAAACCTAGAAACAAACCTGAAATTTTCTGGAATTAACACAAAACGGGCATCATCAATTATATTACCCAATGCATCAGGGTCTTGATCAAACCCAAACAATTTTCCGTTTTTACCAAGTCTTTTCAAAATCTCTCTTGAATGACCTCCTCCCCCAAAAGTCACATCAACATAAATTCCATCTTCTTTGATTGCTAATGCATCTACACTTTCTTTTAATAAAACTGGACTATGATAATTCATCTAGATCTGTATTTCCCATTACTTCTTCTGCCAAATCAGCAAAATCAACTGCTGCATCACCTATTGCTTTTTCGTACTTTTCTTTATCCCAAATCTCAATAATATTTACTGCTGAAGACAATACTATTTGCTTCTTAATACCTGCAAATTCACATAAATCTTTAGGAATCAATATTCTTCCAGTTACATCTAACTCCACCATCTTAACACCTGCAGTAAACCTTCTAATAAAATCATTGTTCTTTTTTACAAACCTGTTTAGTTTGTTTATTTTCTCCATCATCAGATTCCACTCTTTCATTGGATACAACTCCAAACAAGGTTGAAAAACAGCTCTTTTAACAACAAAACCTTCTTGCAACACTGGGTGCAATTGCTTCTTGAAAGCTGATGAAAACATCAATCTCCCCTTAGCATCTGCTTTACACTCATATGTACCAATTAGGTTAATCACTTACAAAATGGTTTTAATAGATATCAAAAATATATAAATTTTACCACTTTTTACCACTTTTTACCACTTTGTTAATAAGTATAGCTTTTATTAACAATTTCAAGACACTCAATAAGCAAGAAAATGAATTTTAGAATTTCAAAAACGATGTTTAGTTAAAGAAAAAAGAACTACATTTGCGTTTGAGTAAAATCAAGAAAAATCAATGACAGACAAGTTAAAAACTGAAGGAAAATTTACTTATGCTGAGGCAGGAGAAGGACCCGAAATCATTATTTTACATGGATTGATGGGGGCTTTAAGTAATTTTGGCGCTACTTTTGATTATTTTTCTAACAATGGTTACAAAGTTTTAATCCCTGAATTACCACTATATTCTCTTCCACTTCTAAAAACAAATGTTAAGAATTTAGCAGACTTTTTAAAAGAGTTCTTAGAATACAAGAAGATTGATTCGGCTATATTATTAGGAAACTCTTTAGGTGGGCATATTGGCCTATACTTCACAAAACATTACCAAGAAAAAGTAAATGCATTGGTGCTTACAGGAAGTTCTGGTTTGTATGAAAAAGCAATGGGAGATAGTTTTCCTAAAAGAGGAAACTATGAATACATTGAGCAAAAAACGAAAGCTGTTTTCTATGACCCAGAAATTGGGACAAAAGAAATGATTGATGATGTTTTTGAGATTGTAAACGACAGAAGCTCAGTAATTAGAACACTCGCTATTGCAAAAAGTGCAATTAGACATAATATGGCAAATGATTTGCCAGAAATGAAAATTCCAGTTTGTCTTATTTGGGGAAAACAAGACAACGTTACTCCACCAGAAGTTGCAATTGATTTCCAAAAACTACTACCAAATTCAGATTTATTTTGGATTGATAAATGTGGCCATGCTGCAATGATGGAAAGACCAGAAGAATTTAACAAAATTCTTCAAAATTGGTTTACTTCTAGAAAGATATAACACTCGCAGAGAGAAATTTCCAAAATAAAAGAACACATTAAATGAAAATAAAATCTGCAGAGTTTATAATGAGCAATAGTAATGTTATTAAAGCTCCAAAAGACAGATTACCAGAATACGCTTTTATCGGAAGATCTAATGTTGGGAAATCTTCATTAATTAATATGTTAATGGAGCGTAAAGATTTAGCTAAAATTTCTGGGAAACCTGGAAAAACGCAACTTATAAATCATTTTATGATTAATGATGAGTGGTTTTTAGTTGATTTACCTGGTTACGGTTATGCTCAAATTTCAAAAAAGAAAAGAACAATATTTCAATATTTTATAGAAAATTACTTCAAAGAAAGAGAGCAATTGGTTTGTACTTTTGTTTTAATTGATTCTAGACACGATCCTCAAAAAATAGATCTTGAGTTTATGCAGTTTTTAGGAAACAATCAAATTCCTTTTTGTATTGTTTTTACCAAAGCAGACAAATTAGGAAGTTCTAAATTAAACAAACAAATTACTTCTTACAAAAAGAAATTACTAAATACCTGGGAAACGTTACCAATGACATTTTTAACCTCATCCTCTAAAGGACTTGGTAGAAAAGAATTTTTAGACTTTATAGACGGCGTTAATCAAGATGTTGCTAAAGATTTTAAATAATCAACATGCAATCTACTAAAGAAAACTTACAGGTTTTATTTGAAGACAATCATATTGTTATTGTAAATAAACGCTCTGGAGATATTACGCAAGGCGATAAAACTGGCGACAAACCTTTAAGTGATGTTGTAAAAGAATACATAAAAGACAAATATAACAAACCTGGCGATGTTTTTTTAGGCGTTGTTCATAGACTAGACAGACCCACTTCTGGAATTATCATTTTTGCAAGAACTACAAAAGCGTTAACACGTTTAAACAAAATGCTCCGTGATAAAACGATCAATAAAACATATTGGGCAGTTGTAAAAAATGAACCTAAAAAAGCAACTGATACTTTAATTAATTTTCTGAAGAAAAACCCGAAGAACAATAAATCTACAGTTTTCTATAAAGAAACTGAAGGCAGTAAAGAAGCAATTCTTCATTATAAAACAATTAAAAAATTAGACAACTATGCTCTTTTAGAAATTGATTTAGAAACAGGAAGACATCATCAAATTAGAGCCCAATTATCTGCAATTGGCAGCGCTATTAAAGGCGATTTAAAATATGGTTTTCCAAGAAGCAATAAAGATGCAAGCATTCATTTACATGCAAGAAAAATTGATTTTACACATCCAGTTTCAAAAGAATTAATCCACATAGAAGCTCCTGTTCCCAATGAAGTCATTTGGAACGCTTGTTCTTAATTTTTTGTATATTTAGAGAAATCTAACTCACATTGAAAGCTTTAAAATACCTTGCAATAATTATTTTACCTATTACCATTTACATCTCTTTTATTTCTATAGGATGGCTTACCTTTTTACCGCTAATTGTTTTCTTTGGTTTTGTACCTTTATTGGAGTTTTTATTTCAACCAGACAAGAAAAATTTAACAAAAGAAGAAGAGAGAATAGAGAAAAAAAACAAACTATATACCTACATTTTATACATCACTTTACCAATTCAAATTGGCTTTTTGTGGCTTTTCTTTCATGTAATTCAAGAAGTTAGTTTAACCACTTCAGAAATTATTGGACGCGTTTTTTCTATGGGATTAATGTGTGGTGTTTTAGGGATAAATGTTGGTCATGAATTAGGACATAGAAACAACCGATTTGATGAATTAATTGGTGAAATATTACTACTTACTTCTTTAAATACGCACTTTTTACCTTACCATAATGGTGGGCATCATTTTAATGTTGCAACACCAAAAGACGCTGCAACTGCAAGAAAAAATGAACCTATCTATTTCTTCTATTTTCGCTCTCATTTTTCAAGTTATTTACAAGCTTGGAAAATAGAAAATAAGCGTTTACAAACTGATGGAAAAAACTGGTTTCACCATCAAAACAAGATGATTATTTATACTATTTGTAATATACTGTTATTAGGAAGTATTTATTATTTCTTCGGAACCTTTGTGCTTTTCGCTTTTATTGGAGCTGCCATTTTTGGTATTATTCAGTTAGAAACTGTTAACTATATTGAGCACTATGGCTTACTAAGAAATAAAAATGAACACGGAAGATATGAAAGAGTAAAACAAGTTCATTCTTGGAATTCTGACCATATAATTGGCAAGGTTTTACTATTTAATTTATCAAGACATTCAGATCATCATTATAACGGAAGCAAACATTATCAACTCTTAAAAACATTGCCAAAAAGTCCACAAATGCCTACTGGTTATCCAGGAATGATGATTCTTGCTTTAATACCTCCTTTATGGTTTAATTTGATGAATAAGAAACTACAAAAAATTTAATTCTTTATGAATATCCCTAACCTTTTACAAGCGCAGAAAAACTTTTTTTCTTCTCAAAAAACTAAAGACATTTCTTTTAGAAAAGAGATTCTAAAAAAGCTACAAAAAGAACTTATTAGAAGAGAATCTGACATTATAAAAGCACTATATAATGACTTTAAAAAACCGGAATATGAAGCTATTTTAACTGAAACTTCTATTGTTTTAGGAGAGTTAAAAATGACAATTAAGAGCCTAAATTCTTGGGCAAAAGCTAAACGCGTTTTACCTTCACTTTTAAACTTCCCTTCATCAGCAAAAATATACAAAGAACCTTTTGGAACCGTTTTAATAATATCTCCTTGGAACTACCCGTATCAATTAGCATTTGCACCATTAATTGGAGCAATTGCAGCAGGAAATACGGTAGTACTAAAACCATCGGAATTAACACCACATACAACCGCAATTACCAAAGAAATTCTTGAAGCTGTTTTTGATAAAAAACAGGTTGCAGTAATCGAAGGCGGCGTAGCAATTTCTACAGAATTATTGGCACAACGTTGGGATTATATTTTCTTTACAGGAAGTGTTTCTGTTGGAAAAATTATTGCAAAAGCAGCTGCAGAATATCTTACGCCAGTAACGTTAGAGTTAGGAGGAAAAAGCCCTTGCGTTATAGATGAAAGTGCAAACATTAAATTGGCTGCAAAACGTATTGTTTGGGGTAAATTTGTCAATGGTGGACAAACCTGTATTGCGCCAGATTATCTATTAATTCATACTTCTGTAAAAGAAGATTTTGTTCAATTTTTTAAAGAAGAGCTGGAAAAAGCGTATGGTGAAAACCCTGAAAAATCTGCTGATTTCCCAAGAATTATAAATTCTAAAAACTTTAATAGATTAACTTCAATGTTATCGAATGAAAACTTTTTGATTGGAGGAAAAACAAATAGTGAAGACTATTATATTTCACCAACTCTAATAGATGAACCTTCTATAGATAGCGAAGTAATGAAAGGTGAAATTTTTGGACCTATCTTACCGCTAATCTCTTATGAAAGCGAAGAAAAGATAGATAAAATAATTTCTAAATATGATAAACCTTTGGCTTTCTATATTTTCTCTACAAAAAATAATTATGCAGAAAAAATGATTGCAAAATATTCTTTTGGAGGAGGAACAATTAACGATACTACTGTCCATTTTGTAAATCATAGATTGGCTTTTGGTGGTGTTGGAGAAAGCGGAATTGGAGGATATCACGGTAAACATACATTTGATACTTTTACACATAGCAAAGGCGTTGTTAAAAGAGGTAATTGGCTCGATTTACCAATTAGATATGCACCTTACACAAACAAGTTAAAGAATTTACGCACTTTATTAAAGTGGACATAATTTAAACCTATAAATGATTCAAAAAGAAAAAACAGTATCAGAAGCTATAAATTATAGACGGTCTGTAAGAATTTACGATGCTGATAAACAAATTGATACTTCTATTGTGAAAAAGTGCATTAAACAAGCAAGTTTAGCTCCCAATAGCAGCAACATGCAATTATGGGAATTTTATCATATTACTTCTAAAGATATTATTGAAAAAATTGCTCCTTTTTGTTTCAACCAAAATGCAGCAAAAACAGCGCAACAATTAGTTGTCTTTGTTACAAGAAAAGATTTATGGAAGAAAAGAGCGAAAGCCAATTTAGCTTTTATGGATGCTAATTTTGGAAAAAATAATCCGAAATCAGAACAATCTAGTAGAGAAAAAGTGGCACGA is part of the Polaribacter sp. SA4-10 genome and harbors:
- a CDS encoding alkane 1-monooxygenase; protein product: MKALKYLAIIILPITIYISFISIGWLTFLPLIVFFGFVPLLEFLFQPDKKNLTKEEERIEKKNKLYTYILYITLPIQIGFLWLFFHVIQEVSLTTSEIIGRVFSMGLMCGVLGINVGHELGHRNNRFDELIGEILLLTSLNTHFLPYHNGGHHFNVATPKDAATARKNEPIYFFYFRSHFSSYLQAWKIENKRLQTDGKNWFHHQNKMIIYTICNILLLGSIYYFFGTFVLFAFIGAAIFGIIQLETVNYIEHYGLLRNKNEHGRYERVKQVHSWNSDHIIGKVLLFNLSRHSDHHYNGSKHYQLLKTLPKSPQMPTGYPGMMILALIPPLWFNLMNKKLQKI
- the rsmH gene encoding 16S rRNA (cytosine(1402)-N(4))-methyltransferase RsmH, which produces MNYHSPVLLKESVDALAIKEDGIYVDVTFGGGGHSREILKRLGKNGKLFGFDQDPDALGNIIDDARFVLIPENFRFVSRFLRFHGVKKVDGVLADLGVSSHQFDEAERGFSIRFDGDLDMRMNQKSKVSAKQIINSYSEEKLAEILFLYGELRNSRNIAKTIVEERANNKIETSFQLKEVLKKYLPNAKEHKILAQIFQAVRIEVNEELDVLREFLEQIPNLLKEEGRLSVISYHSLEDRLVKRYIRTGLFSGEPVKDVFGNTREPLQKVGKLIVPTPQEIKLNNRSRSAKLRIATLKK
- a CDS encoding RluA family pseudouridine synthase, with product MQSTKENLQVLFEDNHIVIVNKRSGDITQGDKTGDKPLSDVVKEYIKDKYNKPGDVFLGVVHRLDRPTSGIIIFARTTKALTRLNKMLRDKTINKTYWAVVKNEPKKATDTLINFLKKNPKNNKSTVFYKETEGSKEAILHYKTIKKLDNYALLEIDLETGRHHQIRAQLSAIGSAIKGDLKYGFPRSNKDASIHLHARKIDFTHPVSKELIHIEAPVPNEVIWNACS
- a CDS encoding nitroreductase family protein yields the protein MIQKEKTVSEAINYRRSVRIYDADKQIDTSIVKKCIKQASLAPNSSNMQLWEFYHITSKDIIEKIAPFCFNQNAAKTAQQLVVFVTRKDLWKKRAKANLAFMDANFGKNNPKSEQSSREKVARNYYGKIIPFAYAEFLGILGFGKYLMILVIGIFKPMYREVRKSDMRIVAHKTCGLAAQNFMISMAANGYDTCPMEGSDTWRVKKLLGLPIGAEINMIVSCGIRTEKGIYGERFRIPFEEVYKEV
- the yihA gene encoding ribosome biogenesis GTP-binding protein YihA/YsxC codes for the protein MKIKSAEFIMSNSNVIKAPKDRLPEYAFIGRSNVGKSSLINMLMERKDLAKISGKPGKTQLINHFMINDEWFLVDLPGYGYAQISKKKRTIFQYFIENYFKEREQLVCTFVLIDSRHDPQKIDLEFMQFLGNNQIPFCIVFTKADKLGSSKLNKQITSYKKKLLNTWETLPMTFLTSSSKGLGRKEFLDFIDGVNQDVAKDFK
- the mraZ gene encoding division/cell wall cluster transcriptional repressor MraZ; amino-acid sequence: MINLIGTYECKADAKGRLMFSSAFKKQLHPVLQEGFVVKRAVFQPCLELYPMKEWNLMMEKINKLNRFVKKNNDFIRRFTAGVKMVELDVTGRILIPKDLCEFAGIKKQIVLSSAVNIIEIWDKEKYEKAIGDAAVDFADLAEEVMGNTDLDELS
- a CDS encoding penicillin-binding protein, coding for MTVFLLAVIFRVVNIQYAQGEKYRKLSTELTIKQDTIYANKGNVYAADGNLLATSMSRFTIRMDVVAVNDMVFEKNIVALSKELSKMLGNTSGYYQGKLRTAKKRRNRYLLIARNIGYTQYLEMKQFPIFKKGVYRGGFIAEHKTVRAHPIGKIAERTIGYDDFRGEAGIEGAFADYMQGENGLRWKQKIAKNQWKPINDVNEKEPIDGHDIITTIDVNIQDITHHALLRKLEYFEADHGCAVVMETATGEIKAISNLGRTSKGTYYEKRNYAVWESHEPGSTFKLASLMAALDDKVIDTSTIVDTEKGRIYIHNRKIEDSKRGGYGKISAARVFEVSSNVGIVKLVRKYYDDKPQKFIDKLEKYGFTKPIGFSIKGEGIPYVPNPKDKSWSKISLAWMSWGYGVSVTPMQTLMFYNAVANNGIMVKPRFIKELRRHEKIEKVFKTEVVNPKIASEETLIKIRKVMENVVVKGTAENIYSSNFSMAGKTGTAKKYIPRHKNEKGETIYGHYSTKHYVASFAGFFPADKPKYSCIVVIHDPKKEKGYYGAVVAAPVFKEIAQKIYTTTPIDNQSVDDKTEFTSIENQYLRYDNLLSKTYNEVPNVKGMSGMDALSLLENIGLKVKVSGVGKVEFQSLKKGEKLVKGATIILKLS
- a CDS encoding aldehyde dehydrogenase; the protein is MNIPNLLQAQKNFFSSQKTKDISFRKEILKKLQKELIRRESDIIKALYNDFKKPEYEAILTETSIVLGELKMTIKSLNSWAKAKRVLPSLLNFPSSAKIYKEPFGTVLIISPWNYPYQLAFAPLIGAIAAGNTVVLKPSELTPHTTAITKEILEAVFDKKQVAVIEGGVAISTELLAQRWDYIFFTGSVSVGKIIAKAAAEYLTPVTLELGGKSPCVIDESANIKLAAKRIVWGKFVNGGQTCIAPDYLLIHTSVKEDFVQFFKEELEKAYGENPEKSADFPRIINSKNFNRLTSMLSNENFLIGGKTNSEDYYISPTLIDEPSIDSEVMKGEIFGPILPLISYESEEKIDKIISKYDKPLAFYIFSTKNNYAEKMIAKYSFGGGTINDTTVHFVNHRLAFGGVGESGIGGYHGKHTFDTFTHSKGVVKRGNWLDLPIRYAPYTNKLKNLRTLLKWT
- a CDS encoding FtsL-like putative cell division protein, which codes for MSKVKKNVYDFLRGSFLTDESAFKNWKIIIFVVALLLFMISSAHRADKKVIKISELNKKKRELRAEYVDIGTILMRMKMESNIREKAKKRGLKPSESPPKKIKVTYNKD
- a CDS encoding UDP-N-acetylmuramoyl-L-alanyl-D-glutamate--2,6-diaminopimelate ligase; the protein is MKNLRDILYQVSINQVFGGTNVEVQNLVFDSRKVENNDVFIAQKGFSVDGHLYIDKAISLGATAIICEDFPEEKNEGITYIQVADANVALAIMASNFYENPSSKIQLVGVTGTNGKTTIASLLYQLFKKAGYKVGLLSTVKIVVDETEFKATHTTPDSVTINQYLDKMIDAGVDFCFMEVSSHGIHQKRTEGLTFVGGIFTNLSHDHLDYHDTFAEYRNVKKSFFDSLPKSAFALVNIDDKNGNFMLQNTKAKKKTYALKTLADFKVKILEKQLSGTLLNVDGTEVWTKLIGEFNAYNLLAIIGTAELLGLEKLEVLTIVSALESVSGRFEYVISEDGITAIVDYAHTPDALKNVLETISDIRTGNEKVITVVGCGGDRDKTKRPKMAHIASQLSNQAIFTSDNPRKEDPQTIIDEMEVGVSSENYKKTLSVLDRKQAIKTACKFSKTGDIILIAGKGHEDYQEINGIRTHFDDLEVVKECFNQLKKN
- the mraY gene encoding phospho-N-acetylmuramoyl-pentapeptide-transferase is translated as MLYYFFQYLESQFNLPGASLFQFITFRAAAAFILSLLISTIFGKRIINFLRNQQVGETVRDLGLEGQKQKSGTPTMGGIIIIMATLIPVLLLARLDNIYVIILLITTVWMGLIGFLDDYIKVFKKDKAGLKGKFKVLGQVGLGLIVGSMLYFNDGVTIKEQLPAEQQIVQANGRKTVFGEAHKSTKTTIPFLKDNELDYSKALSFLGEGYEKYGWIVFIFIVVFIVTGISNGANLTDGIDGLAAGSSAIIVITLAIFAWVSGNIIFADYLDVMYIPNSGEMTVFVLAFAGSLVGFLWYNTYPAQVFMGDTGSLTIGGIIAVIAIAIRKELLLPILAGIFVVENLSVIMQVSWFKYTRKKFGVGRRIFKMSPLHHHYQKLSYHESKIVVRFWIVGILLAVLTIVTLKLR
- a CDS encoding alpha/beta fold hydrolase; translation: MTDKLKTEGKFTYAEAGEGPEIIILHGLMGALSNFGATFDYFSNNGYKVLIPELPLYSLPLLKTNVKNLADFLKEFLEYKKIDSAILLGNSLGGHIGLYFTKHYQEKVNALVLTGSSGLYEKAMGDSFPKRGNYEYIEQKTKAVFYDPEIGTKEMIDDVFEIVNDRSSVIRTLAIAKSAIRHNMANDLPEMKIPVCLIWGKQDNVTPPEVAIDFQKLLPNSDLFWIDKCGHAAMMERPEEFNKILQNWFTSRKI